Below is a genomic region from Actinomadura sp. NAK00032.
GACGGCGTCCTACAGCTGCTTCGCGGCCGGAACCGTCGCCCTGTGGCCGGCCGTCAGCGCCCTGACCGCTCGCATCGGCACCGTCCACCCGACCCTGGCGGGACTCGGCGGCGGCCTCACCCTGCTCGGGCTGTTCGCCCGCACGTTCCACGCCGGAGCCGACCACATGGCCTTCCGGCTCGTCGACGCCGGAGGAGCACGGTCGGCCACGACGGCCGTGGGCGACTCCTACCAGTCCTTCCACATCTTCCAGTACGCCTCGTTCGCGATCATGCTCGGCTGGATCGTGCTGGCGATCGGAACCTGGCGCTCCGGCATCCTGGGCCCAGTGCGCTCCCTGGCGCTGGCGCTCATGGCGCTGCTTCCGCTCGGAGTCCTGAAGGGCACCACACCACTGTCGATCGTCGCCACGGCGGGCCTGTGCATCGCACTCGTCCCCCTCGGACTCGCGGTGCTCACCAACGGCCCCCGCCCCACCCCCCGCTCGGCGACCCAGTTCGGCCTCGGCGCCCTGGCGGTGGTCACCCTCGCCTTCGTCTCGTCCTTGGGCTGACCCCGGCCGCACGTGGTGTTCGGTGTTCGGTCATGACCGAACACCGAACACCCCAGGGACGGGTTCGAGGAGGGGCTCGTCGGTGGTCGGGGTAGTCGACAGCGACAAGGTGAAGCCGTCCGGCCTGTGGCCGACTCGGGTAAAGGTCTTTCGTTGGCAGGGACTTGTCTCCGTCGGTGCCCTTGACAGGGATGATCAGCCCTTCTCATTCTTAACTTCGGCTGAAGATTTCCCATGGTGATCACCGGGAGCGGGTATGTCGTTCTGGAGTCGGCAGGTAGTCGCGCGGACCGCGACCGGGTTTCTGTTGCTCGCGGGGTTGCCGGTCGTATTCGGCGCGGATCCCGCCATGGGGGCCGCCGGCTCGAGTGAGATCCCTCCAGTTGAGCCCGAAGTTCAAGAAGAGGGTCGACTCGCCGTTCACCTACGTCCTGGCCAATTGGAACCCGATGGGGCACATACCTGCCCACATATGGGACGTACCGCACTTCGACGTCCACTTCTACATGAATCCCGAAGCGGAGCGGCTGGCGATCCGCCCCGGACCGTGTCCGCAGCTCACCAATTGCGACGACTATCCCAAGGGCAAAATTCTCCCGCCCGCGAAGTACCGGCACCCTGACTACAAGGACATGGACGCGGTCGAGCCGGGAATGGGCAACCATCTCGTCGACACGACCGCCCCCGAATTCCATGGGGAGAAGTTCACGTCCTCGTTCATCTACGGCATCTGGAACGGCAAGGTCACCTTCTACGAGCCGATGGTGAACCTCGCGCAGTACAACGGGCTGCGCAACGGCACCATCGACGACCGCTGCGTTCCGATCAAGCTGCCGCAAGCGTACGAGCGCTCGGGCTGGTACCCCACGCGGTACTGCATGCGGCACCGCCACAACCGCGCCGAGACAGTGACCTCGATCGAGGGGTTCGTCTACCGGACGGCCAGCTAAGCCCCTGGCGCTCCGCAGTGTTCGGTGTTCGGTCGTGACCGAACACCGAACACATCGCCGACCAGCCGCACAGCACTGTCGCTGTTTCCGCATCGCCGGGACGGGCGTACACCGCCAAGGTTGGCAAACCGGACTAGGCACCTGCTAACTTTTCTTTGCATGAGCGGGGACGAGCTGCTGCGGGTGCTGGCCACACTGGCCAACCCGCATCGCCTGCGGATCCTGGCGGCACTGTCGGACGAGCGCGAGTACGTGAGCCGCCTCGCCCGCGAGCTCGGCATCAGCCGGCCCCTTCTGCAGGTGCATCTGCGCAAGCTGGAGGCGGCCGGCCTGGTGACGGCCCAGGCCGAACTGTCGGAGGACGGAAAGGCGATGAAGTACTACACGGTCAACCCGTTCCGGATCGAGCTGACGCCGCAGGAGATCGCGGCGGCC
It encodes:
- a CDS encoding winged helix-turn-helix domain-containing protein, yielding MSGDELLRVLATLANPHRLRILAALSDEREYVSRLARELGISRPLLQVHLRKLEAAGLVTAQAELSEDGKAMKYYTVNPFRIELTPQEIAAAVRTLTMPDDKKGAE